Proteins encoded within one genomic window of Macrotis lagotis isolate mMagLag1 chromosome 3, bilby.v1.9.chrom.fasta, whole genome shotgun sequence:
- the LOC141516435 gene encoding GDNF family receptor alpha-4-like, translating to LSLSLSLSLSLSSPSPTEGFSGSGSLSPNQDLRIEGDQDCLRASEHCTKDAGCSAHLRILRQCVAGDGASKLGPDAQSQCQSTVQALLSSSLYGCRCRRGMKREKDCLGVYWSLHHTLPQGMMLESSPYEPFIRGLDYVGMAAITAGSAGRSPPPRGNRCLEAAKACNEDPLCRRLRAGYAAPCLRPGARGCPRARCRRALRRFFDRVRPALGHALLFCPCGPGDAACAERRRQTIVPACSYGPGPPPAPAPARPDCLEPLDVCRRGYLCRSRLAEFQAACQPSLLTPSGCVHEDSPSCLWAYTGILGTSITPNYVDNVSTAVAPWCSCSSSGNRLEECESFLGLFVGNPCLQNAILAFGNQSALSKGPSTFPPGTYLQESPGPGHSLFNQLKPPQSTQVSGEGMPSTGSSPRLRGAQGLTLPKDQLLLTVLALWFLP from the exons cctctcccacAGAGGGCTTTTCAGGTTCTGGATCCCTGAGCCCAAACCAAGACCTGAGGATAGAAGGGGACCAAGACTGCCTGAGGGCCAGTGAACATTGCACCAAGGATGCTGGCTGCAGTGCTCACCTCCGCATCCTTCGCCAATGTGTAGCTGGAGATGGTGCATCCAAACTGGGGCCTGATGCCCAAAGTCAATGCCAGAGCACAGTCCAAGCTCTGCTGTCCAGTAGTCTCTATGGCTGCCGATGTCGACGGGGCATGAAACGGGAAAAGGACTGCCTGGGAGTATACTGGAGCCTTCATCACACCCTCCCACAAG GAATGATGCTAGAAAGTTCCCCCTACGAGCCTTTCATTAGAGGCCTTGACTACGTCGGAATGGCGGCTATTACAGCAG GGTCCGCGGGCCGGAGCCCGCCCCCGCGGGGGAACCGCTGCCTGGAGGCGGCCAAGGCCTGCAACGAGGACCCGCTGTGCCGGCGGCTGCGCGCGGGCTACGCGGCGCCCTGTCTGCGGCCCGGGGCCCGCGGCTGCCCCCGCGCCCGCTGCCGCCGGGCCCTGCGCCGCTTCTTCGACCGCGTCCGGCCCGCGCTCGGCCACGCGCTGCTCTTCTGCCCCTGCGGGCCCGGGGACGCGGCCTGCGCCGAGCGCCGCCGGCAGACCATCGTGCCCGCCTGCTCCTACGGGCCCGGGCCGCCCCCCGCCccagccccggcccggcccgacTGCCTGGAGCCGCTGGACGTCTGCCGCCGCGGCTACCTGTGCAG GTCCCGACTGGCCGAGTTCCAAGCCGCCTGCCAGCCGTCCCTGCTCACCCCCAGCGGATGCGTCCACGAAGACTCCCCGAGCTGCCTCTGGGCCTACACCGGCATCCTGG gGACCTCCATCACCCCCAATTATGTGGACAATGTAAGCACTGCTGTGGCCCCTTGGTGTAGCTGCAGCTCCAGTGGGAATAGGCTTGAAGAATGTGAGAGCTTCCTGGGGCTCTTTGTGGGGAACCCCTGTCTCC AAAATGCCATCCTGGCTTTTGGCAACCAGTCAGCCCTAAGCAAGGGCCCCTCTACCTTTCCACCTGGAACATACTTGCAGGAGTCTCCAGGTCCTGGGCACAGCCTCTTCAACCAACTGAAACCCCCACAATCCACCCAG GTATCAGGCGAAGGCATGCCTTCCACTGGAAGCTCTCCAAGGCTTCGGGGGGCTCAAGGCTTGACCCTCCCCAAGGATCAACTGCTTCTTACAGTCCTGGCCCTATGGTTCCTGCCCTGA